A genome region from Spirochaetae bacterium HGW-Spirochaetae-1 includes the following:
- a CDS encoding 50S ribosomal protein L9, translating into MKVILQKDVPNLGDAGDIKDVADGYARNYLLPQKLVILANSSSQKAAEHQKRLIKFKKEKRKKVSEKLSESMSGIEIKLTAQVGDEDKLFGSITTMDIAKQLKMLGFEIDKRKIQMEQPIKELGEFEIPVKLEEGLTAKIKVIVEKAV; encoded by the coding sequence ATGAAAGTGATTCTTCAGAAGGACGTTCCCAATCTGGGAGATGCGGGTGATATAAAAGACGTTGCCGACGGATACGCCCGTAATTACCTGCTCCCGCAAAAACTGGTAATTCTGGCCAACTCCTCGAGCCAGAAAGCGGCTGAACATCAAAAACGGCTTATAAAGTTTAAAAAAGAAAAAAGGAAAAAAGTCAGCGAAAAGCTTTCTGAAAGCATGAGCGGCATCGAGATAAAACTGACAGCCCAGGTGGGAGACGAGGACAAACTCTTCGGTTCCATAACCACCATGGATATAGCAAAACAGCTGAAAATGCTTGGGTTTGAAATCGATAAAAGAAAGATCCAGATGGAACAACCCATCAAGGAACTTGGTGAATTTGAAATTCCCGTCAAACTGGAAGAAGGCCTCACGGCAAAAATAAAAGTTATCGTTGAAAAGGCCGTTTGA
- the rpsF gene encoding 30S ribosomal protein S6 — MVNNYELTVILRNREVESLKEKLSGILQKHGVTVVKEDSWGTKRLAYMIDEEKEGYYFFAHVQAAPEIVDKVIIDFRLTPDILRFLFVKMNEQKTA; from the coding sequence ATCGTGAACAATTACGAACTCACCGTTATTCTACGCAACCGCGAGGTTGAATCCCTCAAAGAAAAGCTGTCGGGAATTCTTCAGAAACATGGCGTAACCGTTGTAAAAGAGGATTCCTGGGGCACCAAAAGGCTGGCATACATGATCGACGAAGAAAAAGAAGGATATTATTTCTTCGCGCATGTACAGGCAGCTCCTGAGATCGTGGACAAGGTAATCATTGATTTCAGGCTGACGCCTGATATCCTGAGATTCCTGTTTGTAAAAATGAACGAACAAAAAACCGCTTAA
- a CDS encoding ABC transporter permease: MNNNGSFNPVLAIFESLGAHFIFLKDTIKWTFRPPFDTANVIGQMLEIGYKSIPVTAITLFFTGMVMAYQIGRAMDALLSGSSIFIGSAVTISMFRELCPVLTGLLLAGRVGSSIAAEIGTMQVTEQVDALRTLSAEPIQYLSVPRFLACLVMTPMLTIITDMVGVLGGAFIAMFGLGITPDKYMDNIIQYVSIQDLLSGLVKSVFFGVIIAVIACYQGFNTRGGAEGVGKSTISAVVNSSMVILISDYFLTYLLTFINL, from the coding sequence ATGAACAATAACGGTTCCTTCAACCCCGTCCTCGCCATTTTTGAAAGCCTCGGGGCCCATTTCATTTTCCTGAAGGACACCATCAAATGGACATTCCGACCGCCCTTCGACACTGCCAACGTGATCGGCCAGATGCTGGAGATCGGTTATAAATCCATCCCGGTCACAGCCATCACACTCTTCTTTACCGGCATGGTCATGGCCTACCAGATAGGCAGGGCCATGGACGCCCTCTTATCCGGCTCATCGATCTTTATCGGGAGCGCCGTAACCATATCCATGTTCAGGGAGCTCTGTCCCGTACTTACGGGTCTCCTCCTGGCGGGCCGCGTTGGCTCATCGATCGCCGCCGAAATCGGCACGATGCAGGTGACTGAACAGGTAGACGCCCTTCGCACACTCTCGGCTGAACCGATACAGTATCTATCGGTACCGCGCTTCCTGGCCTGTCTGGTCATGACGCCCATGCTCACCATCATCACCGATATGGTGGGGGTTCTGGGCGGCGCTTTCATCGCCATGTTCGGCCTGGGCATCACGCCCGATAAATACATGGACAACATCATCCAGTATGTGAGCATCCAGGATTTGCTTTCGGGGCTCGTGAAATCGGTTTTTTTCGGGGTCATCATCGCCGTAATCGCCTGCTACCAGGGATTCAACACCAGGGGAGGGGCTGAGGGCGTGGGAAAATCGACCATATCGGCCGTGGTCAATTCATCCATGGTTATACTGATATCAGACTACTTTCTCACATATCTCTTGACATTTATCAACCTTTGA
- a CDS encoding single-stranded DNA-binding protein has translation MASDLNKVIMIGRLVRDPELRYTPGGTAVASFSVANNRTYTVNNEKKEQASFFNCIAWSKLGELIVQYCKKGSRIGIEGRLQQRSWEDQNGNKRSTIEIVTENVQFLSGRDSAPGDIQIDMPSAAQSAPMPADVDNNPFSDDDIPF, from the coding sequence ATGGCCAGTGACCTCAACAAGGTTATAATGATAGGCAGACTGGTGCGTGATCCTGAGCTGCGCTACACACCCGGCGGGACTGCTGTAGCAAGTTTTTCCGTGGCAAATAACAGGACATACACCGTTAATAATGAAAAAAAAGAACAGGCAAGCTTTTTCAACTGCATTGCCTGGAGCAAACTGGGAGAACTGATCGTTCAGTACTGCAAAAAGGGATCCCGTATCGGAATCGAGGGAAGGCTTCAGCAGCGAAGCTGGGAGGATCAGAACGGAAACAAGAGATCCACCATTGAAATCGTGACGGAAAACGTCCAGTTTCTATCGGGACGCGATTCGGCACCGGGGGATATTCAGATCGATATGCCATCGGCAGCGCAATCAGCTCCCATGCCCGCCGATGTGGACAACAATCCCTTTTCAGATGATGATATCCCATTCTAA
- the rpsR gene encoding 30S ribosomal protein S18, whose product MGPRMPRFRKKVCRFCHDKNAVIDYKRSDILESFITDRGKILPRRITGTCSKHQRAIAREIKIARSIALLTYVEK is encoded by the coding sequence ATGGGTCCCCGTATGCCCCGGTTCAGAAAAAAGGTGTGCCGGTTCTGTCACGATAAAAACGCCGTCATCGATTACAAACGTTCCGACATCCTGGAAAGCTTTATCACCGACAGGGGTAAAATACTGCCCCGGAGGATCACCGGAACATGCTCAAAACATCAGAGGGCCATTGCCCGGGAAATAAAAATAGCACGGTCAATTGCGCTGCTCACCTACGTTGAGAAATAA
- the dnaB gene encoding replicative DNA helicase, which yields MIIDRLPPQDVDTETACLASALLSREALYKVIEILQAEDFYLDKHRIIFESILDLQRKNTPVDLTTLKQRLADKNLLEKIGGDTSLVELYQSVSTSANAEFYARRIKELSLRRKLIEVSTESIEKCFDSTRDTTEIIDEIEQEIFSVTEKRIVSDYKTIDDVLQDTLQDIGSWYESKKVVTGMPSGYKDLDEMLTGFHGAELIIIAARPGMGKTAIALNIISNIAQVEKDKSVIFFSLEMPAQQLGMRLLCIQSMIDSQRVRTGHISSEELKQLFSSADRLSKSKIFIDDTPSINIMEIRAKARRLHQRNPIGLIVVDYLQLISSISRVDRHLQIAEISRFLKQLARELEVPVIALSQLSRAVEQRADQIPTLADLRESGAIEQDADVVMFIYREEKVKKDSEKRGIADIIVAKQRNGPIGTISLKFWDKYTKFENLEKSHYYEEASPSYEQ from the coding sequence ATGATTATCGACCGGCTTCCCCCTCAGGATGTTGATACCGAAACAGCCTGCCTGGCTTCGGCTCTTCTCAGCAGGGAAGCCCTGTACAAGGTGATAGAAATCCTCCAGGCGGAGGATTTCTATCTTGATAAACACCGCATCATCTTCGAATCCATACTTGATCTTCAGCGGAAAAATACTCCCGTCGACCTTACCACGCTTAAACAGCGCCTTGCCGACAAGAACCTCCTGGAGAAAATCGGCGGCGACACGTCCCTTGTGGAGCTCTACCAGTCCGTATCAACATCGGCCAATGCCGAATTCTACGCCCGTCGTATCAAGGAGCTGAGCCTGCGGAGAAAACTCATCGAGGTCTCGACCGAATCCATTGAAAAGTGCTTCGATTCCACCAGGGACACCACGGAGATCATCGACGAAATCGAACAGGAAATCTTTTCCGTAACAGAAAAGAGAATCGTCTCCGATTACAAGACAATAGACGATGTCCTCCAGGACACGCTGCAGGACATCGGCTCCTGGTATGAATCAAAGAAGGTAGTGACCGGTATGCCGTCGGGATACAAAGACCTGGATGAAATGCTCACGGGTTTTCACGGCGCCGAGCTCATCATCATTGCCGCCCGCCCCGGTATGGGTAAAACCGCCATCGCCCTGAATATCATCAGCAACATCGCCCAGGTGGAAAAGGACAAGTCCGTCATATTCTTCTCCCTGGAGATGCCGGCCCAGCAGTTGGGCATGCGCCTCCTCTGTATCCAGTCCATGATCGACTCCCAGCGCGTTCGGACCGGACACATCAGTTCCGAAGAACTAAAGCAGCTATTCTCCTCGGCGGACCGCCTGAGTAAATCAAAAATATTCATCGACGATACACCATCCATCAACATCATGGAAATCAGGGCCAAGGCCCGGAGGCTGCACCAGAGAAATCCCATCGGGCTCATTGTCGTTGACTACCTGCAGCTCATTTCGAGCATTTCCCGCGTGGACCGGCATCTGCAGATCGCGGAAATATCACGGTTTCTCAAACAGCTCGCCCGTGAGCTCGAAGTTCCCGTCATCGCCCTGTCACAGCTCTCACGGGCCGTGGAGCAGAGAGCCGACCAGATACCGACCCTTGCAGACCTGCGTGAATCGGGCGCCATCGAACAGGACGCCGACGTGGTCATGTTCATTTACCGTGAAGAAAAGGTGAAGAAGGATTCGGAAAAAAGGGGCATCGCCGATATTATTGTGGCCAAGCAGAGAAACGGCCCCATCGGCACCATAAGCCTGAAATTCTGGGACAAATATACGAAATTCGAAAACCTGGAAAAGAGCCACTATTACGAGGAGGCCAGTCCGTCCTATGAACAATAA